Below is a window of Leucobacter chromiiresistens DNA.
GGCCGGGGACCTCCTCGAGTGGCGGCTGACCGGGGCGGCCGCGGATCGCCTCGACGTGCCGTTCCTGATCGACTGGGGCACGACGCCTCAGCCGGGCACCGGTGACCTGCCCGTCATCGAGCTCGTCTCGTTCGTGCGCGAGGAGACCGACCCCGCGGCGCTGCAGCACGCGCTCGACGCACTCGGCCTCGGCGACGGGGCGGCCGGCCTCGTCGCGGGGCCGCGAGCCCGCTATCGCCTGGCACTGCGCCGCGCCGACGGCGGCGTCGTCGAGTTCTGAGGGGCGAAGCGGTGACCGACTTCCACGACGTCTACCTCGACTACCAGCTACGAGCGCGGACCCCGCCGGAACCTCCGGCCGACGGGCCCTCGCGCTTCGACGGTGCGGGGGAGGAGGCCCGCGCGCGGCTCTCGCGGTCGGTGCACGCCCTGCAGCCCGAACTCGAGGCGCTGGCGGCCCGGCTCTTCGCGGCGCCCGAGATCGGGTTCGCCGAGCACCGCTCGGTGCGAGCCGTCGCCGACGTGCTGCAGGAGCACGGCATCGACGCCGAGGTGGGCGTCCACGGCCTCGATACGGCGCTCCGGGCCAGTATCGGCACGGGAGCGGGGCCGCACTTCGCGATCCTCGCCGAGTACGATGCGCTGCCCGGCATCGGGCACGCGTGCGGCCACAACCTCATCGCCGCCATCGCCGTCGGCGCGTTCCTCGGCGCAGCGCCGATCGTGCGCGACCTCGGCGGCACGCTCACGCTGCTCGGCACGCCGGCGGAGGAGAACGGCGGCGGCAAGGAGCTTCTGCTGCGCGCCGGCGTGTTCGACGAGGTGCACGCGGCCGCGATGGTGCACCCGGCGGCGGGATCGCGCGTCTCCCCGATCTGGGGGGAGCGCACCACCGGGGTGCGCCGGGTGGCCGTGACCTACCGGGGGCGCGCTGCGCACGCCGCCGGCGAGCCCTGGCTCGGCGTCAACGCGCTCGACGCGGTCGTCACCGCCTACCAGTCGGTGGCGCAGCTGCGCCAGCACATCCTCCCGATCGACCGGGTGCACGGGATCATCACGGACGGCGGCGCCGCGCCCAACATCGTGCCCGAGCGGGCGGCGGCGCTCTTCTACGTGCGATCAGGCGAGATCGATACCCTCCGGGTGCTCACCGAGCGCGTCGTCGATGCGCTGGAGGGCGCTGCGCGAGCGACCGGCACGACCGCCGAGATCGAGGTGGACCCGGTGCCGCCGTACCTGCCGCTCGAGCCGAACGTCGAACTCATGCGCTGCTGGGCCGGTGCGCTCGGCGACCGCGGGCGGGCGACCCCGCCGCCGCCGGCCGTGCCCGCGCAGGCCGGCCCCTCCACCGACATGGGGAACGTGACGCAGTTCATCCCCGCGATCCATCCGTCGATCGGCCTGGGCGGGCCCGACGACGTGCACCCGCACCACGCCGCCTTCGCCGAGTGGACGGTGCAGCCGGCGGCGTTCGCGGCGATGGGCGATGCGGCGGCCGCCCTCGGCGCGGTGGCCGTCGACTATCTCGCCGACGCCGAGCTGCGCGCCGCGGTCGACGCCGAGTTCGCGGCGCGCGGCGGGCGGTACCGCTGGGAGGGATGAGGCGCGGCTCAGCGGCGCAGGCGCTGCGCGACCTCGTCGAGCACGCGATCGGGGGATCCGGCGGCGTCGTAGACTGCGACGAGTACGCGGGTCTCCTCCTGCGGGCCGTCGCCGCCGTCGAGCCAGCGCCGGTACAGGCCCGTCAGATCGCGCAGATCGCGGGTCAGCGCCGACGCGGCATCGTCGACGCGCCCCCGCAGCCAGGCCCGCAGCGCCGCATTGTGGGCGGCGACGAGCGATGCGCCGAGGGTGGACGCGACCCAGGCCGGCGTTCCCGTCTGCTGCACCGCTCGGATGTAGCGCGTGAACACCCGCTCGTAGCGGTGCGTGATCACGAGTTCGCGATCGCGGAGCGCGGGCGTGACGCGCATGAGTTCGAAGCGCAGGCGCGCCGCCTCCGGGTCTCTGAGGAGCAGGCGCAGCACGTCGGTGGTCGCGCTCACGAGCGCCTCCGCCGGCGCGAGGGGAGTGCCGTCGAGCGCGGCCTCCAGCCGGGCGAGCGCGAGGTCGTGATCCGCGAAGACGACGTCGTCCTTGCTGCCGAACCTGCGGAAGAACGTGCTGCGGCTCATCCCGACCGCCGCTGCGAGGGCCTCGGCGGTGGTCGCCTCGTAGCCGCGCTCCGCGAGATGGCGGATCGCGGCGGTCGAGCTCTCGGGCGGGGGTGCGGAGGCGCGCGCTGACATGCACCGAAACTAGCACAGCACCCACGAATTGGGACGCGGTTCCACCGCTCCCGGCGAGTCAGCGAGCCGCACGGCGACACGGGCGCGCCGTGGATCGCTTGACGTGACACCGCGTGTCAGGCATGCTCGGTGCAGATGCGGCGGCGCGGGCCCGCCGCGGGGAGGAACCGATGTCGAGGTCCAAGATCGTCAGCCAGGGAACCGCCGAGCCCGAGTACGCGCTCTGGGAGCCGCTGGACCCCGATGTGGCCGGAGTCTTCCGGGGCGTTTCCCGCGAGGATCTCGCCTACCGCGACCGCGCCCGATCCTTCGTGCAGGAGGAGGTGCGCCCGGTGATCGCGGGGATCTGGGATCGCGCCGAGTACCCGCTCGAACTCGCCCGCCGCCTCGGCGAACTCGACCTGCTGCGCGACGGCATCGACGTGCCGGGGTTCCCCGAGCAGAGCCTGCTGGCCGCCAGCCTCACGATGATGGAGCTCGCGCGCGGCGACGGATCGATCGCCACGATCGTCGGCGTGCAGGGCGGCCTCGCGCTGCGCTCGATCGCCCTCTGCGGCTCCGCAGCGCAGCACGAGCGGTGGTTCGAGCCGCTGGCGCGCGGCACCGAGCTCGGCGCGTTCGCACTCACCGAGCCGACGCACGGATCCGACTCCGTGAGCCTCGAGACGAGCGCCGTGCGCGACGGCGACGAGTACGTGATCAGCGGTCACAAGAAGTGGATCGGGTCGGGCAGCGTCGGCGAGGTCTCGGTGGTCTGGGCCCGCGGCGACGACGGCCAGGTGCAGGGGTTCCTCGTGCCGCAGAGCGCGGAGGGCTACCGGGCGACGACGATCGAGGGCAAGGTCTCGCTGCGGGCCATCTGGCAGGCGCACATCGAGCTCGACGGCGTGCGCGTCCCCGCGAGCGCGCGCATGCCGGGGGCCAACAGCTTCGCAGACACGGCCCGGGTGCTGCAGGCGACCCGGCTCGGCGTCGCGTGGTCGGCGCTCGGGCACGCGATCGCCGTGTACGAGTCCGCCGTGCACTACGCGCGTCAGCGAGTGCAGTTCGGGCGCCCGCTCGCGGCGTCGCAGATCGTGCAGGCGCGTCTCGCCGAGATGCTGAGCGCGCTCACCTCGCTGCAGACGCTGCTCATGCAGCTCACGCGGGCCGAGGAGCGCGGGGAGCTCTCGGGGCCGGGCGCCTCCCTCGGCAAGTACACCGCGACGCGCACCGCGCGCGATCTCGCCCGCAACGCGCGCGACCTGCTCGGCGGCAACGGCATCCTGCTCGAGAACCGAGTGGCGCGGCACTTCGCCGACATCGAGGCCCTGCACACCTACGAGGGCACGGAGACCGTTCAGGCGCTCATCATCGGTCGCGACATCACCGGGCTCTCAGCGTTCGCGTGACCCCCGGGGCTCACGGCTCAGGCGCCTGAGGGCTCCGCGTCCGTGCCGAGGGCCCCCGACTCGAGCGCGAGCCAGAGGAGCGCGCGATCGGTCGGGGCGTCGACTCGCACATCGAGATCCCGCTCGGCGGCGTCGAGGCGGCTGCGCAGCGTCTGGCGGTGCACGCCCAGCCGGCCCGCGGCGCGCTCGATCGCCCCGTTGACCGCGAGATAGGCGCGCAGGGCGGCGCGCGCGCGCTCCGCGCGGCCCGGATCGAGCAGATCGAGGCGCCGCCGCCATTCGGCGAACACCGGTGCGGGTTGCGCGGCGTCGATCGCCGCGCCCCAGGCCTCGCGCCGGGTCAGGTCATCGTACGAGAGCGTGACGGCTCCGCGATCGCGCGTGCCGCGGTGGGCGCGCGCCGCCTCCGTTCGCAGCCGGGGGAGGGCTCCCGCCGGCCCGGTGCGGCTGATGCCGGCGCGCCAGCTCGCGAGGTTGCCGGTCTCGTTCCCGAGGAACCGCTCCACGACGGGCTGCACATCCCGCTGATCGGCCCCCGCGAGCACGACGACGAACTCCGAGCCGAACGTGCAGAGCAGCGGCACCACGGTGAGCTCGGCGCCGCTCCAGGCGTTCGCGAGGTGGGCCTTGAGCAGCAGACCCGCAGCGGGATCCTTCGCGCTGCGCACCTCCGGGTCGGGAGAGGGGGCGAGATGCACGACGGTGCACCGGGGGCTCGACCCGAGCAGGAGCTCGAACAGTCGGGCCTCGTCGTCGAGTCGCCCGGAGAGGGCGTCGGCGAGCACCCGCTCGCGAAACGAGACCGCCATGAGCTCACCGGCTTCAGTATCGCGCTCGCCGCCGATGAACAGCGCGATCGACCCGATCATGCCCTGCTCCAGCGGCGTGTAGCGTCGCATCCGGGTCACCGCGATCGGCCCGCCGGCGGTGCTGGCGATGTGCACGAACCGGGAGCCCAGGGAGACGCTCGACGACCGCCGGCCCGAGGCGGCGTGCCGGGAGAGCTCGCCCGCGATGGCGTCGAGTTCGCCCTCGCCGAGGCCCGTTCCGACGGCGACCGGTTCGCCGCTGCGGTCGTGTCGCACGACGGCCGCGTCGAGTTCGGCGGCGAGCGTCTCGAGCGCTTCGGCGTCGAGCGCCTCGCCCGTCGTCGCGGCGAGGCGCTGCTGCACGTCGAGGAGGCGCTGCACCTGGCTCAGCTGCGACTCGGCGATGCGGGCGGAGACGTGCTCGGCGATGGCGATGTACGGGATGTCGAGCGGGACCCGGAGCAGCGGCACCCCGTGCGCTGCGGCCGCGACGAGCCAGGCATCGGGGATCTCCTGCACGGTGAGCCCCACCCCGAACCCGACGCCGGCGACGCCGTGGTCGCGCAGCCGGCGGAACAGCTCGTCGAGCGATTCCGGGGTGCGTTCGACGAGGCCGGTCGTCAGCAGCAGCACGCCGCGGGTGAGCCAGGGGCTCGGATCGGTGACCTCGGCGACGTGCACCCAGGTGACGGCTCGGCTCAGCCATTCGTGGCCGACGACGCAGGTGAGATCGAGCTCGCGCGCGGAGACGAGATCGGCGAGCGTCGGGTGGGGAGCCGGGCGGCGAGCGGGCATGGGTCCTCCTGCGCCGGGGCGCCGGCACTCGCGAATCACTGTCAGGGTGAGTTTACCTGCCGATATTCGCGCTGAGCGCGATTGCGTCCGGTTCTCCCGGCCACGATGCTGGAACCTCACCGATTCGCGACAGCCGGGA
It encodes the following:
- a CDS encoding amidohydrolase, encoding MTDFHDVYLDYQLRARTPPEPPADGPSRFDGAGEEARARLSRSVHALQPELEALAARLFAAPEIGFAEHRSVRAVADVLQEHGIDAEVGVHGLDTALRASIGTGAGPHFAILAEYDALPGIGHACGHNLIAAIAVGAFLGAAPIVRDLGGTLTLLGTPAEENGGGKELLLRAGVFDEVHAAAMVHPAAGSRVSPIWGERTTGVRRVAVTYRGRAAHAAGEPWLGVNALDAVVTAYQSVAQLRQHILPIDRVHGIITDGGAAPNIVPERAAALFYVRSGEIDTLRVLTERVVDALEGAARATGTTAEIEVDPVPPYLPLEPNVELMRCWAGALGDRGRATPPPPAVPAQAGPSTDMGNVTQFIPAIHPSIGLGGPDDVHPHHAAFAEWTVQPAAFAAMGDAAAALGAVAVDYLADAELRAAVDAEFAARGGRYRWEG
- a CDS encoding TetR/AcrR family transcriptional regulator is translated as MSARASAPPPESSTAAIRHLAERGYEATTAEALAAAVGMSRSTFFRRFGSKDDVVFADHDLALARLEAALDGTPLAPAEALVSATTDVLRLLLRDPEAARLRFELMRVTPALRDRELVITHRYERVFTRYIRAVQQTGTPAWVASTLGASLVAAHNAALRAWLRGRVDDAASALTRDLRDLTGLYRRWLDGGDGPQEETRVLVAVYDAAGSPDRVLDEVAQRLRR
- a CDS encoding acyl-CoA dehydrogenase family protein, yielding MSRSKIVSQGTAEPEYALWEPLDPDVAGVFRGVSREDLAYRDRARSFVQEEVRPVIAGIWDRAEYPLELARRLGELDLLRDGIDVPGFPEQSLLAASLTMMELARGDGSIATIVGVQGGLALRSIALCGSAAQHERWFEPLARGTELGAFALTEPTHGSDSVSLETSAVRDGDEYVISGHKKWIGSGSVGEVSVVWARGDDGQVQGFLVPQSAEGYRATTIEGKVSLRAIWQAHIELDGVRVPASARMPGANSFADTARVLQATRLGVAWSALGHAIAVYESAVHYARQRVQFGRPLAASQIVQARLAEMLSALTSLQTLLMQLTRAEERGELSGPGASLGKYTATRTARDLARNARDLLGGNGILLENRVARHFADIEALHTYEGTETVQALIIGRDITGLSAFA
- a CDS encoding PucR family transcriptional regulator, with the protein product MPARRPAPHPTLADLVSARELDLTCVVGHEWLSRAVTWVHVAEVTDPSPWLTRGVLLLTTGLVERTPESLDELFRRLRDHGVAGVGFGVGLTVQEIPDAWLVAAAAHGVPLLRVPLDIPYIAIAEHVSARIAESQLSQVQRLLDVQQRLAATTGEALDAEALETLAAELDAAVVRHDRSGEPVAVGTGLGEGELDAIAGELSRHAASGRRSSSVSLGSRFVHIASTAGGPIAVTRMRRYTPLEQGMIGSIALFIGGERDTEAGELMAVSFRERVLADALSGRLDDEARLFELLLGSSPRCTVVHLAPSPDPEVRSAKDPAAGLLLKAHLANAWSGAELTVVPLLCTFGSEFVVVLAGADQRDVQPVVERFLGNETGNLASWRAGISRTGPAGALPRLRTEAARAHRGTRDRGAVTLSYDDLTRREAWGAAIDAAQPAPVFAEWRRRLDLLDPGRAERARAALRAYLAVNGAIERAAGRLGVHRQTLRSRLDAAERDLDVRVDAPTDRALLWLALESGALGTDAEPSGA